A portion of the Candidatus Babeliales bacterium genome contains these proteins:
- a CDS encoding IS5/IS1182 family transposase: LIECCFGKMKHFRRVFSRFDKSKRNFLSFLAFVGACLWLR; this comes from the coding sequence TTAATAGAATGTTGCTTCGGAAAAATGAAACATTTTAGACGGGTTTTTTCACGTTTTGATAAATCAAAGCGCAATTTCCTGTCTTTTCTTGCATTTGTGGGAGCATGTTTATGGTTACGATAA